A window from Leptospira stimsonii encodes these proteins:
- a CDS encoding DUF2505 family protein, protein MKYKVVQQFPVPLKDLLKAREDRYKYLDKFPELKNVELLEEKKEGNMVYQKRKVKLAESMPKVLAALLSDPSLLENSTFNLDTNTHEFTLSPPGNENIVKISGVSVYKELGPNESERSYDVEVKSGVFLMGAAIEAVIEEVHKHSLDKDKNSISEFLNSYKS, encoded by the coding sequence ATGAAATATAAGGTAGTTCAGCAATTTCCCGTACCGCTCAAGGATCTATTGAAGGCTAGAGAAGATCGTTATAAGTATTTGGATAAGTTTCCGGAACTCAAGAACGTGGAACTCTTGGAAGAAAAGAAAGAGGGGAACATGGTCTACCAAAAACGGAAGGTCAAACTCGCCGAATCCATGCCTAAGGTGCTCGCGGCTCTTCTCTCCGATCCTTCTTTATTAGAGAATTCTACATTCAATCTGGATACGAACACGCACGAGTTTACCCTTTCCCCTCCGGGAAACGAAAACATCGTCAAGATCAGCGGTGTTTCGGTTTATAAGGAACTCGGTCCGAACGAATCGGAAAGGAGTTACGATGTGGAAGTGAAGTCCGGAGTTTTTCTGATGGGAGCGGCGATCGAGGCAGTCATCGAAGAAGTGCACAAACATTCATTGGATAAGGATAAGAATTCCATTTCTGAATTCTTAAATTCTTATAAATCCTAA